The following nucleotide sequence is from Aneurinibacillus soli.
TGGAATGCCTGTGTCATTTTAGCGGTAAACCAGCCGAATGAGAAGGACCCTCCAATATTCATACCATGTGTGTTCAAGCCCTGCCAGCTAAGATACGTCGCCAGTTCGTGAATGGCCACAACAGTAGCTCCACACCGCTTCGCAATTGTGATTGTATCCCCAAAATGATCACCATGTGCATGCGTCAGCAAAATGTACTGCACACTAATTTCTTCAGGTTTCACAGCAGCAAGTGAGTTGCCTGTCAGGAACGGATCAATAATCAGTGATTGCCCCTCATGTGTAATCTGTACGCAAGAATGTCCATGATACGTAATTTTCATATTCATTCCCCCATTCTCATTATTTTCCTATCCTCTCATTGTAACAGGCTCTTCCACCACAAACAAATAGAGAGAGTCAATACACCCTCATTCATTACCGTTCATAGGATGAAGAGATGATACATGCACATGTGCACAGAAAAAGAAAGGGTGAGCGGGTCATGTCGCAACTGCTGACGCGTGTACAGCGCGTTTCTGACCAGCAACTTCCCCAGACGATTGATGGCCTGTTCCCGGAATCCATTGCCCGCCAATATGGACTTCGTGGCTCCCAGACATACGAAATCGTCTATGGACTCACACGGACTCGGATGACACTGGCTCCCGGTACTACCTCCTTAACCCTTAAGGAGTCAGCCGCACGTCCCCTGCACCTCGCATTCGGAATGGCGAAGCTTGGTCTGCGGTTTGAACCGGGTGAAAAGCGCTTTGTCATCGGACCGCTTGTTGGTGTACTCATCGCCGGGATGTCACCAGGTCCTGAAGGTCCATTTGGCAATATCACTGATTTTTGCCGCGAAGTGAGCCAGACGTGTCGGACACGCGGCGGAATCGGTTTCGTTTATACACTCAGTGAGGTATCCGCTGAGACGAACAAACTCGAAGGCTGGACGTATCGGGATGGCCGCTGGGTAAAACAACTATTCCCTCTTCCGTACTGCTCCTACAACCGTATCGGTTCACGGCGGATAGAACGCAAAGAAGAAACACAGACACGCCTCAGTATTCTCAAACAAAAGGGCGGGCTCTTCTTTAATGAACAGTTCCTTGACAAGTGGCTCATTCACCAAAAGCTTGCCGTCAACTCAGATGCTTCGCATCTGCTTCCTCATACGACGCTCTACACCGGTGCTTCTGCCCTGCAAGCCATGCTTACACGGCACTCTTATGTATATGTGAAGCCATCAAGTGGGAGTCTCGGGCGTGGGATTATCCGAATTGCATGGAAAAATAATGAATATATCTGCCAGTATGAAACAATAAATGGAGCGGCTACCCGTCATTTCCGGACATTCGCTGCCCTGCATCAGATGCTTAGGCCACGCCTCGCCAAGCACTCCTACTTAATTCAGCAAGGGCTGCACCTGATTCGCTCCCACGGCGGACTCTTGGACTTCCGCGCCCTTGTGCAGAAAGACCGTACAGGTAAATGGGCTATCACATCCATTGTGGGGCGTACTGGTACACGGCAAAGCATTGTTTCCAATGTCGCACGCGGCGGCACCATGCTTCCACTCGTTCGGGCACTTGCCACTTCTACGCTACCGACATCCATGCATGCTACCGTAGCAAGTACAATCCGCCGTCAAGCGCTGACAGTAGCCCACCTGTTTGAACAAAGTATGGGGGGGCACTACGCCGAACTTGGCATCGATATCGCCGTAGAACGCACAGGCCGAGTCTGGCTTCTTGAAGTCAATTCAAAACCATCTAAAACAAATGATGCCGTCGCCAGCACAACTAGTGGCCCACGGCCATCTGTTGTCCGGATTGTCGATTACTGCTTTTATCGGAACGGATTTACGGTGCTTCCAAGAAAGAAAAAAAGCACGGCGTCCAAACGTTCGATACAAAAAAGGAGGACTTCACAATGACAACCCAAAAGGCTACGCCTTATCTTGGGATTCTGGCTACCCCAATCACCCACACTCCACCCTTTCCTGAACGGTCCTACTACGCCTATCTCACACAGGCAGGCCGCAAAATCGGATTACCTGTATATGTAGTGCTGCCAAACAAGATCGATTTTCAGACCAAAACCGTTATTGGCTACCACTATGTAAACAAAAAATGGGAATTGAAGCGTCTTCCGCTTCCCTCTCTTGTGTATGACCGAGTATCCAACCGTAAAAAGTACTTGTCCGCCATCCGCACTCTAAAATCAATCCCATCAGTCACGTTCCTCGGTCACGTGCTTGGTGACAAACTCCGCAATCATAACCATCTGATCCAGCATGCTGGCATCGCTGCCTTTATGCCGCCAACTGAATTGATTACATCCATCCAGGTTGTCAAAAATATGTTCGCTTACCATGATGCTATCGTCATCAAGCCGATGCAGAATTCGCTTGGCATTGGGGTAATGAAACTCACATCAAAAAAAGAAACACACCGAGCAGAAGGCCGGGACTTCCGAAACAAAATTTTTCACCGTACTTTTCCCAGTCGGGCTGCTCTTCTCATGTGGGTGCGCAGCCAGCTAAAAGTAAAAATGATTGCCCAACCGTATTTAACCCTCTCATCACCAGGCGGCGTACCGTTCGACATTCGCGTGCTCGTCCAGAAAAATGGGAGCGGCCAGTGGAATGAAACCGGGCGGGCTGCACGTGCAGGCGTACCAAACGGGCTGACATCGAATTTGTGTGGTGGCGGAAGCGCACATTCCGTCCCAGAATTCCTCAGCAAATATTACAACAGCGAACAGCTCGCCCAAATCGAACGCGACATCAGCTATATCGCACGAGAACTACCGCCATTTCTTGAGAGTCGCCACGGTCGCTTAGTCGAACTCGGCATTGATGTCGGTGTTGATCGCGACGGAAAAGTATGGCTCATTGAGGTCAACTCCAAACCGGGGCGTGCATCATTTCGTCGCATTGAAAACGGTGCCTACTACCGTTCCGTCCGTCTCAGTCCACTAAAATACGCCTACTACCTTAAACACTCCCGCCAAGGTACCGGGTCATGACAGGGGCGCTCACGACCGCCTGGGTATCGATTGACCCGCTGCAGCGGACGTGGCGCCTGCATCTTCCGCCAGGCCGCGTACCGCACGCACTGGCATTAAGCAAAAAACTGACCATTCGGCTAGGCAACTGGAAAAAAACGCTCACCGTTACGCAAAAAAGACCGAGCGCAGCCGTCATTCAAAGCCGTATTCGTATTCACCCACAGTCAGGCAGCACACCATCAATCGGTCCCTTTGTTGGCATTCTAACTGTGGCAGGGAAAGGCTTATTCCGAGGGGTTCAGAGCAACTTCATCGATATTATTGAAGCCGGACGAAAATTCGGGGCGCTCATCTATGTTATTCCAGTTGAGAACATCGACTGGAAAACACTCACGGTACGCGGCTATTTGTATCACAAAACATCCAATAAATGGGTTAAAGAAACTCTTCCAATGCCACACGTTATGTATAACCGAATTCCGAATCGGGCCTATGAAGAGCAAGAACATGTAAAAGCAGCACTAGACCGTCTGGCAGCACTCCCGCAAATTACGCTATACAATCCGCACTTTTTTAATAAGCGACGGCTATTCACTACTTTGCAGCGTGATCCGAACGTATCCAGCTATCTGCCGCAGACTGTTCCCCTCCTGTCCCGTGAATCACTATTTCATATGCTTGACTCGCATGCACTCGTCTATGCAAAGCCGGTCAATGGCATGGCTGGCAAAGGAATCTATCGCCTGCAAAAGAGGAGCCGAACTGATTTTGTTCTGCAGTACCAGCTCAAGAAATCAACAGTAACCCAAATGTTTACCAGTCGGGATATGCTATGGAATTTTCTGTCCCCGCGCCTTACGGGTCCTTACTTGATCCAGCAGGGAATTCATCTCGCGACCTTTCATAACAAACTATTCGATATACGCCTGCTTGCACAGAAAAACGGACACGGAGAGTGGGGCGTGACCGGCATCGGCATTCGTCTAGCGGGCAGCGGCCGCATTACGACACATGTGCCGCGCGGCGGCTCGATTCAGTCACCGTCTGTTATTTTCCCAACTGCCTTTCCTCGTTCCTCTCCGACTGAACTGTTGAAGTCCATTCGGCGAGTTGCTCTGACGATCGCGCACTCCCTCGAAAAAGAGTGGCCGACATTAGGCGAAGTATCCATGGATATCGGAATTGATAAGCAGGAGCGCATCTGGTTTATCGAAGCCAATTCAAAACCGGGGAAATTCGACGAACCCCATATTCGAAAGTTATCCCTACGTCGCACGATTGAATATGCCCAGTACCAGTCCCGTTTTATCCACTCGAAAGGAGGCTTGCGCCGTGTCCATACGCAACCTTGACACAAGCTCACTCGCCCGTAACCGCTACAGACTGATTCGCTTTATCCGCAAAAATGGTGATAAACGCATCACCAGTCAGGCAGTTTACTGGCTTTCTTCCCTTACACCAGAAGCACTCAACCAGGACGGAACGATCATTCTTGTCTATATAGAAAACAAAAAAATACTGGCCCTGCTTGCCACAGCTGATTATGGACGAAGGGAATCGTTTCTCGTTGTACACACGGACGCTCGAGAAAGAGGGCTAGGCAAGCATCTAACAGAGACCGCCATTACCCGACTCGGCAAGCTATACGGAAGGGTTGCACTCGATAACACAGCCAGCCTGAAAACATGCCTATCTGTTGGGATGGTCGGATTCTCCTGTATTACTGGAGTGACAGGTAAACCGACCCTCTGGCTCGGAGCCGGTGACTGGAGGAAGGAGGATATTGAATCCATATGATTCCATCCTCCCATCCCCTCATTGGCATTCTGACACACCGACATGGTTCCTTTTTGGCAGGCAGCTCATACTGTGCACAGCTTACAGAAGTAGCTGCCCGCCACAAGTGTGCACTTGTCGTATACAGTCCGACTGATATCGACGAAGTGCACGGTACCTTGCACGGTTTCCGTTACAACATGCACACAAAAAAATGGGGTCGCGTACAAACACGGGCACCAGATATTGTATATGACCGCTTCAGTTACATGAAGCGGGATGCCCTGCGCACATACAGTGCATATCGTAGCAAAAGTCGGATGCGATACCTCAATAACCGATTCGCTCACAAATGGAACGCACACCGCCATTTCAGCCGCCACCCGGAGCTCGCCCGCCATCTACCTGTGACAGTTCCGCTCGCATCCGGAGCACTTGGGAAGCTCAGCAGACGCTTCCCTCTTTTATATGCCAAACCAGTCAATGGTTCTGGCGGTAAAGGGATTCTACGTATCCGGCGACGCCAGCAACTCTTTGAAATGGTGGGACGCAGCGGCAAAGAGGGTGTAATTCGTCACACCTCTCATTCACTCGAAGCGGCCGAACGATACGTACTGACATGGGCGCAGCAGCAGAAGCAAACATTCGTCCTCCAGCAAGGATTGTCTCTTTCTCTCATCCCCGGCATGATCTGTGACAGCCGGGTGCTTGTCCAGAAGGATGTGTGTGGACAGTGGAGCATAACTGGCATGGTCGGCAAGCAATCCCCTGACCGCCTTGTGACCTCCAACCTGCAAAGCGGAGGAAAGGCAACATCCATGTTAACGCTGCTTACCCGACGGTTTTCAGACGAAAAGGCAAAAGCCATCATGCAAAGTATGCAACATCTTAGCTTGCTGCTTGCCTCTCATATCGAATCCCGATTCGGTAATTTTCTGGAATTCGGCATCGATCTCGGAATTGATACAGAGGGATATATCTGGATTATTGAAGTGAATCCAAAACCAAACCGGGAACTATTCCGCCTCGCCGGACAGCATGACACATACAAACGTGCTATCGAAGCTCCCATTTTATACGCACTATCGGTATTAGAATTGGAAAAACCTGAATAGTCGCTGGCACAAGAAATACTACCTGACTGCCCGCCGCATTATTAACTAGAATCGGCTATATCCAGTTGTACGACATAAGAAAAGGCAGACTCGCTTCATTATCGATGCAAGTCTGCCTTCTTCACTTGTGCCAACTCCGTAAAATATAAAATGATTGACTCTACATGATCCAGCAAAGTCCAGCCCCGTTTCTCCAAATTCGCCTGCTCACGGCGATGAAACGGCTCGCCCTCCTCACGAATAACGCGCTGCCAGTCTGCTAATTGCTTGCGTTCCGCTACAGACAACTGATCCTCAATCGATGTACAAATAAAAGAACGACAGATACCTGTCTTAAATCGGGGATCAAGACCACATCCACGTCCGTCTTCGAAAAACTGACAAACTGCATAGGCCAATCTCTCATCTGTCGCCTGATAGATGGTGCGTGGTGACTGCAGCAGGCGATGATAGCGTTCAGCCGGCGCTTCATCCTCTCCTGCCTGCTTTTCATAAAAAAGCGAATCAATGCGTGCCCCTACAATAATTTCATATTCACATACCGTATTATCTGGATGACGGTACACTTGATTGAGAAAAAAATCAGTCTGGCCAGCTTCGATCATCCGATAGATCTCAAACAATGTAAAAACCGGCTCATAGGCGCAGCATCCGATATGTGGAAGCCTGGGGGCGCGGCGCTGAAAGTGCGGCTCGGGACAATTCCGACAGGTCGCCGACAAAAGCTGCTTGGCTCCTTCGTCCCATTCGAGACACCCGGATGATTTACTCATGACTAGCTCCTCTCCTCCTGTCCACTTGCCGGACAACTTGTATCGGTAGCCATCATATCATCCGCCAAATGTCTCTGACAAGAGTATGACCAATTCCCTCTCAGATAAGAAGCCGAGACTGATGACCGCGCAGCCATGTCTCAAACTCCTCCATGGCAAGTGGACGAGCAACCAGATAGCCCTGAATGACATCACAGCCCATCGCCCTGAGAATATCCCGCTGTTCTTCTGTTTCTACCCCTTCTGCGATAACCGTTAATCCCAGCTCATGTGCCATCGTGATAACGGCCGATACAATGGCCCAGTCTGCCTCTAGTCCTTCCTCATTCGTCCGCATAAATGATTTGTCAATTTTAATCGAATGGATTGGAAGCGTGTGCAAATAGCTAAGCGATGAATACCCCGTTCCAAAGTCATCAATCGAAATATGTACCCCCACTTTTTTCAATTCTTCTAGTGTATAGACGACGTCATGCAGATGATGAATCGCCATTCCTTCTGTGATCTCCAGGTCGAGAAAAACCGGATCAAGCTCACTTCGTTCAAGTATGTCCTGTATGGTATTCAACAGACGATTATCCCGGAACTGGCGGGCAGACAAATTGACAGAAATACGGAATGGACTATATCCTTCCCGCTGCCAACGGCGGGCAGCGCTACATGCTTCTTCAAGCACCCAGGCGCCAAGCGGAACGATTCCCCCTGTCTCTTCCGCAATCGGAATAAACTCGGATGGAAACACCCATCCAAGTTGCGGATGCTGCCAACGCAATAGTGCCTCCACACCAATCAGGTTCCCCGTACGCAGGCAGATTTGTGGCTGATAATACAGCACAAGCTCCTTGTTCTCCATCGCTCGCCGCAAGCTATTCTCAAGCAGCATCGTCCGCGCACTTGTCTCCTTCATATCGCCCGTATAAAAGCAGTATGTATTTTTCCCCTGGTCTTTGGCCCGATACATGGCTGTGTCTGCATTCTTAATCAACGTATCCGCTGTATACCCATCGTCCGGATACAGGCTAATCCCTACACTCGGCGTCACAATTAATTCATGCCCTTCCAACATGAACGGCTTACTGACCGATTGAAGCAAGCAATCGGCCATTTCTTCGATTTCGGCACAAGTCACATTTTCAAGCAGCAGCATAAATTCATCGCCACCCTGCCGTGCTACAAGCTGGCTTGTACCCATACACTCTTTTAGTCGACCGGCGATTGCCCGTATCAGTTCGTCGCCAAAGCGGTGTCCAAGCGAATCATTAATAATTTTGAACCGATCAATATCCAGGAGGAGCACTGCCGTTTTCCGCCCGGAAGAGGTAGAGCGTGCCAGCACTTCTTTAAGAATATTCCGGTATTTACGACTATTCGGAAGCCCTGTCAGTGCATCATGAAGCGCCATATGTTCCATTTTCCGCTCGGCTGATTTTTGCAGTCGCTTCATCAGCTTCTCCATCTGCGATTTCGCCTCGATTGCTTCCTGACGATTATGTTCCGCTGCCTCACGAAGCCCTTCGCTTACCCAGCTGTGGACCATGAGAAAAATCGTCAAACATATGCCGAGCAGGCAGAAGGATATTATATCATATGGAATCAGTTGCCTAAAAATTGGACTATGATCATAAAAGAAGAAAGCACACGTCGCCCCAAACGTCAGCGTACCCGCATATACAATCGGCCAGATCTGCATATAAAGAGAGCTCATCACAAGAGCAAGCCAGAAAAAAATAAATGTTGATAAAGCTGGATGGAAAGCCGTGACAGCCGTACAGAGACTAAACAGGAGGGTAATAGTAACATACATCGTCAGCACAGCATATCGCGGGCGACGACTTAATAAGAACGGGATAAGCCCACATACGAGTCCACCAGGGAGCAAAATCCCTACTGTACTAGCATCGGCACCAAATGCCGTAATACTAGACAGCAGCCAGAATCCCCAGATAAGTTTGGTTATAAGCAAATTGCGCTGGTGGATGCGCACAGCACGACCTTTATCCATTATCCTCCTCCTATTCCTTTTTCATCATACTACATTTAATAGCTATTCGGGCCAAATCATGACAAAAAAAGTCTGCGTGACAGGGGACGTCCCCAGACACGCAGACTTTTGCTACTTACTATATTTGGTTTCGCAGTTCGTTCACGAATGCTTCTAACCGATTAAGTCCTTCTTCCAGCACCTCAAGTGCATACGCATATGAAATCCGGATGTATCCTTCTCCATATGTGGAGAACGCATCACCCGGTACCGCCGCCACCCGCTTCTCTTCGAGCAGGCGCGATGCAAATTCAAACGATGGCAACCCAAATTCCTGAATGGATGGAAATACATAAAAAGCAGCGGTCGGTACAACCGGAGCCAATCCCATTTGTGTAAGCCGCTCACATACATAACGGCGACGCTTATCGTACTCTTCTTTCATGATGTCCGCATCATTTCGTCCCTCGGTCAGTGCGTCTAGTGCTGCATACTGGCTAATTGAGCTAGCACATGTCGCATTATACTGATGCACCTTCAGCATCTGCTCGCTAATATACGCTGGGGCAAATGTAAATCCGATTCGCCAGCCCGTCATTGAATGCGACTTCGACAACCCATTGATGACAATTGTTTTCTCATGCAATGCCGGATACGAAGCAAGCGAACGATGTGTACCTTCATAGATCAATTCACTGTAGATCTCATCCGACAACACGAACACATCCTGATCTGCCAAGAGCTCCGCAATCTCGGTTAGCGCCTGCTCATCAAGTGTACAACCAGTTGGATTAGATGGGTACGGCAGAATGACACAGCGAGTATTCACCGTCAGCTTCTGTGCGATTTTATCCGCTGTCATTTTGAAATCTGAATCCGTTGTATCGACGTAAACCGGAGTTGCTCCGCACAGGCGAATAATCGGCTCGTAACCCGGATACACGGGAGCTGGCAGAATAACTTCGCATCCTTCTGTCAGAATCGTGCGCAGTACGATGTCAATCGCTTCGCTTGCGCCATTCGTCGTGATGACTTCTGTCGCTGGATCGTATGTAAGACCGTATTTTTCCTCCATAAAGGCACTTGCCGCCTCGCGCAGTGCCAATAGGCCCGCATTCGGTGTATACGTGGTTCGATTTTCATCAATCGCTCGTTTTCCTGCTTCTTTAATATGATCCGGTGTCGCAAAATCCGGCTGTCCAATGGTCAGGGATACCGCATCGGGATACTGTGCGACCCGGTTAAAAAATGTACGAATGCCCGAAATTCGAATATCGCGCACCCGTGGATTCAGCAAATGCTTCATCTCTTGCTTCCTTCCTTTCAAGTCAAGCTTTTTGTGAAAAGTATAGCACGATTGCGACAATTTAGCAGATAAAACAGCGGTACGTGCTAATATTCCTCTGCTAACACAACTGATTCTCCTGTTTTAATTGCTGGAGAACAAGCTTGTCGGTTGGAAACGCAAGCTCTGGAAGCTCGTCATATCCGAAGAAGCCGACCGCATCCAGGTCATCTCCTGCTGCCAGTTCTCCACCCGCTTCTTCCGCCATAAACCAGATGCCAACGGTATGCTGGTTCGGATTATGAAAGTTCGAATGCACCGTATATACTCCACGAATTGTAATGAAAAGCCCAGTCTCCTCCGCAAATTCGCGGCGGGCTGCCTCATACACATCCTCATCCCATTCTACATAGCCGCATGGAATGCACCATTTGCCCTCGTACACACCACCGATACGACGGCCCAGAAGAATTTTTTTATCCCGCATGATAATGGCTGCCACTCCGACTGCTGGGTTCTGGTAGAAAACAAACCCACAAGCTGTACAGTACGGTTTCGTCTCATCTTTGGCTTCGTTTAGCTCCAGATGTCCACCACATTTTGGACAAAAAGAATACCTCATCTCCACCGTTCCTTTCTTGTCTTCCTCTACAAAAAAAAGTATGGTAAAAACAGAATACCATACGAAAGGGGAATTGTTCTGTGAAGATAATCAGCGCTTGCTTACTCGGATGTGAATGTCGGTATGACGGCAGACATAATCGCGTAGAGAAAATAGAAGAATGGCTTCGCAAAGGAGAAGCCATTCCTGTCTGCCCGGAACAACTGGGTGGTCTGTCTACCCCACGCCTTCCGGCAGAAATCGTCGGTGGCGATGGATTTGACGTACTGGATGGCCATGCACGTGTGATTGACAATGAAGGCAATGATGTAACCAAAGAATTTATCCATGGTGCCGAGCAGACGCTTCGCATAGCCCAAACAGCTAAAGCCAGCGCCGCTATTCTAAAAGAACGAAGTCCTTCATGCGGCAGCACCCTGATTTATAACGGTACCTTCTCCAAAGAAAAGCGCTCAGGCCCAGGCGTTACCGCCGCACTTCTTACGCGCCACGGCATTTCTGTCTCCTCTGAAGAGACAACCTAGCGGAAAGCAAGCAACACGAGACCCGCAAACACAAGTAGATTCGCCGTTTCTGTCAACCCGACTGTTTTAATTGACAGTTCTCTACCGGGCATCACATACGCACGCACAAGGCTGGGGACGTAGGCGATGGCAAGGAATATAAATCCGGCTGTCGCCAGCGTCAACGGCACAGCGATGTGATACATCCATGACAGCAAGCGAAACACTTGATTTCCTCGCTTCCGAATCATCGTTTTCACAAAAAAGATACTGCCCAGAAAAAAGAGCACGAATACAAACCACAACATGAAAGCACGCTGATCGTACGATCCACCTGTCCCAATTACATACGCTGCTGGTCCACCCAGGCATAGCGCTGCAACCGCCGCACAATCATTTCCGAAAGCTCGCTCATCATTGCGACGTGCATACCACACATTAACCGCAAACATCGGCACCATCACCACCCCGCATAAAAAAAGCTGCGGTCTCACCGCAAGCGGGATTGCTAACAAGGCTATAGCTCCTACAGCATATCCTCCTGCCCACCTGAGATACATATGTCGACGCCGCTTTGTCTTAAGTGCAAGAAGAAACGAATAAGTAGCAAGATACAACAATACCCAGCCGACTAACGCTGGTAGGTGCCATATCTGCCAGCCACCAAGGCCAGCGCCTACTACAAAAGGAACGAACAGCATCCCCCAGGCACCATGTTGTTTAGGGATAATCCATTTCACGTATCTTCACCCCATTTCCATACAAGCTATATCGGTTTTATTATACGGGGTGGTGGCACCAGTGCCTGTGACATCGATCATACATCTTCTCTACTTCTACACAAAAAACCAGCGCACATAGCGCTGGCTTCCTATCAAAAAAATTATCGACTTTTC
It contains:
- a CDS encoding GNAT family N-acetyltransferase, with the protein product MSIRNLDTSSLARNRYRLIRFIRKNGDKRITSQAVYWLSSLTPEALNQDGTIILVYIENKKILALLATADYGRRESFLVVHTDARERGLGKHLTETAITRLGKLYGRVALDNTASLKTCLSVGMVGFSCITGVTGKPTLWLGAGDWRKEDIESI
- a CDS encoding YheC/YheD family endospore coat-associated protein, whose product is MTTQKATPYLGILATPITHTPPFPERSYYAYLTQAGRKIGLPVYVVLPNKIDFQTKTVIGYHYVNKKWELKRLPLPSLVYDRVSNRKKYLSAIRTLKSIPSVTFLGHVLGDKLRNHNHLIQHAGIAAFMPPTELITSIQVVKNMFAYHDAIVIKPMQNSLGIGVMKLTSKKETHRAEGRDFRNKIFHRTFPSRAALLMWVRSQLKVKMIAQPYLTLSSPGGVPFDIRVLVQKNGSGQWNETGRAARAGVPNGLTSNLCGGGSAHSVPEFLSKYYNSEQLAQIERDISYIARELPPFLESRHGRLVELGIDVGVDRDGKVWLIEVNSKPGRASFRRIENGAYYRSVRLSPLKYAYYLKHSRQGTGS
- a CDS encoding putative bifunctional diguanylate cyclase/phosphodiesterase, with the translated sequence MDKGRAVRIHQRNLLITKLIWGFWLLSSITAFGADASTVGILLPGGLVCGLIPFLLSRRPRYAVLTMYVTITLLFSLCTAVTAFHPALSTFIFFWLALVMSSLYMQIWPIVYAGTLTFGATCAFFFYDHSPIFRQLIPYDIISFCLLGICLTIFLMVHSWVSEGLREAAEHNRQEAIEAKSQMEKLMKRLQKSAERKMEHMALHDALTGLPNSRKYRNILKEVLARSTSSGRKTAVLLLDIDRFKIINDSLGHRFGDELIRAIAGRLKECMGTSQLVARQGGDEFMLLLENVTCAEIEEMADCLLQSVSKPFMLEGHELIVTPSVGISLYPDDGYTADTLIKNADTAMYRAKDQGKNTYCFYTGDMKETSARTMLLENSLRRAMENKELVLYYQPQICLRTGNLIGVEALLRWQHPQLGWVFPSEFIPIAEETGGIVPLGAWVLEEACSAARRWQREGYSPFRISVNLSARQFRDNRLLNTIQDILERSELDPVFLDLEITEGMAIHHLHDVVYTLEELKKVGVHISIDDFGTGYSSLSYLHTLPIHSIKIDKSFMRTNEEGLEADWAIVSAVITMAHELGLTVIAEGVETEEQRDILRAMGCDVIQGYLVARPLAMEEFETWLRGHQSRLLI
- a CDS encoding YheC/YheD family endospore coat-associated protein, with product MTGALTTAWVSIDPLQRTWRLHLPPGRVPHALALSKKLTIRLGNWKKTLTVTQKRPSAAVIQSRIRIHPQSGSTPSIGPFVGILTVAGKGLFRGVQSNFIDIIEAGRKFGALIYVIPVENIDWKTLTVRGYLYHKTSNKWVKETLPMPHVMYNRIPNRAYEEQEHVKAALDRLAALPQITLYNPHFFNKRRLFTTLQRDPNVSSYLPQTVPLLSRESLFHMLDSHALVYAKPVNGMAGKGIYRLQKRSRTDFVLQYQLKKSTVTQMFTSRDMLWNFLSPRLTGPYLIQQGIHLATFHNKLFDIRLLAQKNGHGEWGVTGIGIRLAGSGRITTHVPRGGSIQSPSVIFPTAFPRSSPTELLKSIRRVALTIAHSLEKEWPTLGEVSMDIGIDKQERIWFIEANSKPGKFDEPHIRKLSLRRTIEYAQYQSRFIHSKGGLRRVHTQP
- a CDS encoding NUDIX hydrolase, coding for MRYSFCPKCGGHLELNEAKDETKPYCTACGFVFYQNPAVGVAAIIMRDKKILLGRRIGGVYEGKWCIPCGYVEWDEDVYEAARREFAEETGLFITIRGVYTVHSNFHNPNQHTVGIWFMAEEAGGELAAGDDLDAVGFFGYDELPELAFPTDKLVLQQLKQENQLC
- a CDS encoding aminotransferase A; the protein is MKHLLNPRVRDIRISGIRTFFNRVAQYPDAVSLTIGQPDFATPDHIKEAGKRAIDENRTTYTPNAGLLALREAASAFMEEKYGLTYDPATEVITTNGASEAIDIVLRTILTEGCEVILPAPVYPGYEPIIRLCGATPVYVDTTDSDFKMTADKIAQKLTVNTRCVILPYPSNPTGCTLDEQALTEIAELLADQDVFVLSDEIYSELIYEGTHRSLASYPALHEKTIVINGLSKSHSMTGWRIGFTFAPAYISEQMLKVHQYNATCASSISQYAALDALTEGRNDADIMKEEYDKRRRYVCERLTQMGLAPVVPTAAFYVFPSIQEFGLPSFEFASRLLEEKRVAAVPGDAFSTYGEGYIRISYAYALEVLEEGLNRLEAFVNELRNQI
- a CDS encoding YheC/YheD family endospore coat-associated protein yields the protein MIPSSHPLIGILTHRHGSFLAGSSYCAQLTEVAARHKCALVVYSPTDIDEVHGTLHGFRYNMHTKKWGRVQTRAPDIVYDRFSYMKRDALRTYSAYRSKSRMRYLNNRFAHKWNAHRHFSRHPELARHLPVTVPLASGALGKLSRRFPLLYAKPVNGSGGKGILRIRRRQQLFEMVGRSGKEGVIRHTSHSLEAAERYVLTWAQQQKQTFVLQQGLSLSLIPGMICDSRVLVQKDVCGQWSITGMVGKQSPDRLVTSNLQSGGKATSMLTLLTRRFSDEKAKAIMQSMQHLSLLLASHIESRFGNFLEFGIDLGIDTEGYIWIIEVNPKPNRELFRLAGQHDTYKRAIEAPILYALSVLELEKPE
- a CDS encoding YwiC-like family protein; protein product: MKWIIPKQHGAWGMLFVPFVVGAGLGGWQIWHLPALVGWVLLYLATYSFLLALKTKRRRHMYLRWAGGYAVGAIALLAIPLAVRPQLFLCGVVMVPMFAVNVWYARRNDERAFGNDCAAVAALCLGGPAAYVIGTGGSYDQRAFMLWFVFVLFFLGSIFFVKTMIRKRGNQVFRLLSWMYHIAVPLTLATAGFIFLAIAYVPSLVRAYVMPGRELSIKTVGLTETANLLVFAGLVLLAFR
- a CDS encoding DUF523 domain-containing protein, whose product is MKIISACLLGCECRYDGRHNRVEKIEEWLRKGEAIPVCPEQLGGLSTPRLPAEIVGGDGFDVLDGHARVIDNEGNDVTKEFIHGAEQTLRIAQTAKASAAILKERSPSCGSTLIYNGTFSKEKRSGPGVTAALLTRHGISVSSEETT
- a CDS encoding YheC/YheD family endospore coat-associated protein codes for the protein MSQLLTRVQRVSDQQLPQTIDGLFPESIARQYGLRGSQTYEIVYGLTRTRMTLAPGTTSLTLKESAARPLHLAFGMAKLGLRFEPGEKRFVIGPLVGVLIAGMSPGPEGPFGNITDFCREVSQTCRTRGGIGFVYTLSEVSAETNKLEGWTYRDGRWVKQLFPLPYCSYNRIGSRRIERKEETQTRLSILKQKGGLFFNEQFLDKWLIHQKLAVNSDASHLLPHTTLYTGASALQAMLTRHSYVYVKPSSGSLGRGIIRIAWKNNEYICQYETINGAATRHFRTFAALHQMLRPRLAKHSYLIQQGLHLIRSHGGLLDFRALVQKDRTGKWAITSIVGRTGTRQSIVSNVARGGTMLPLVRALATSTLPTSMHATVASTIRRQALTVAHLFEQSMGGHYAELGIDIAVERTGRVWLLEVNSKPSKTNDAVASTTSGPRPSVVRIVDYCFYRNGFTVLPRKKKSTASKRSIQKRRTSQ